One genomic segment of Halalkalicoccus tibetensis includes these proteins:
- the gpmI gene encoding 2,3-bisphosphoglycerate-independent phosphoglycerate mutase: MDAALIVLDGWGLRKEGDEGGRDAVASAETPTFDRIREAGAFGRLDPTGRRVGLPEGQMGNSEVGHLNIGAGRVVRQAYTRINDAVSDGSFRENEALSGAFDHAEETGGRVHFLGLVSAGGVHSDQKHLHALIEWAADRGVEAVTHAFTDGRDTDPKSGERYMHELEAVIEGAGTGEVASVSGRYYAMDRDTNWDRTRRAYDAMVNREAEHTASSGTAAVEAAYERGETDEFVEPTLVDGGPAIEDGDSAVFFNFRGDRGRQLTRMLQDIRPEWDLDTPAPDIHLVAMTQYDKTFDVPVAFPPNQPKDTLGEVLAAHGRTQLRIAESEKYAHVTYFLNGGREVEFDGETREIVSSPDVPTYDLQPQMSAAEVTDQAISIVETEEPDVLVLNYANPDMVGHTGDFGAAVDAVEAVDGHLDRLLGTLSEQGAHVLVTADHGNADDMGTERQPHTAHTYNPVPLVYLAPDDSSGGYGVREGGSLCDLAPTLLELIGIEKPGAMTGESLLTR; this comes from the coding sequence ATGGACGCCGCACTGATCGTACTGGACGGTTGGGGACTGCGCAAGGAGGGTGACGAGGGCGGCCGGGACGCCGTCGCGAGCGCCGAGACCCCCACGTTCGACCGGATCCGCGAAGCGGGCGCGTTCGGCCGGCTGGACCCCACGGGCCGGCGGGTCGGCCTGCCGGAGGGCCAGATGGGCAACAGCGAGGTCGGCCACCTCAACATCGGAGCGGGCCGGGTCGTCAGGCAAGCCTACACCCGGATCAACGACGCGGTCTCGGACGGCTCCTTTCGCGAGAACGAGGCGCTTTCGGGCGCGTTCGATCATGCGGAGGAGACCGGCGGACGGGTCCACTTCCTCGGGCTGGTCAGCGCCGGCGGGGTCCACTCCGACCAGAAACACCTCCACGCGCTGATCGAGTGGGCCGCAGACCGGGGCGTCGAGGCCGTCACCCACGCCTTCACCGACGGCCGGGACACGGACCCGAAGAGCGGCGAGCGCTACATGCACGAGCTGGAGGCGGTGATCGAGGGGGCGGGCACCGGCGAGGTCGCGAGCGTCTCGGGGCGCTACTACGCGATGGACCGGGACACCAACTGGGACCGTACCAGAAGGGCCTACGACGCGATGGTCAACCGCGAGGCCGAGCACACCGCCTCCTCGGGGACCGCGGCCGTCGAGGCCGCCTACGAGCGCGGCGAGACCGACGAGTTCGTCGAGCCGACGCTCGTCGACGGCGGCCCGGCGATCGAGGACGGCGATTCGGCGGTCTTCTTCAACTTCCGGGGCGACCGCGGGCGCCAGCTCACGCGAATGCTGCAGGACATCCGCCCCGAGTGGGACCTCGACACCCCCGCGCCCGACATCCATCTGGTGGCGATGACCCAGTACGACAAGACCTTCGACGTCCCCGTCGCCTTCCCGCCGAACCAGCCGAAGGACACCCTCGGGGAAGTGCTCGCGGCCCACGGACGGACCCAGCTGCGGATCGCCGAGTCCGAGAAGTACGCCCACGTCACCTACTTCCTGAACGGCGGCCGGGAGGTCGAGTTCGACGGCGAGACCCGCGAGATCGTCTCCAGCCCGGACGTCCCGACCTACGACCTCCAGCCCCAGATGAGCGCAGCGGAGGTCACCGACCAGGCGATCTCGATCGTCGAGACCGAGGAGCCCGACGTCCTCGTGCTCAACTACGCCAACCCCGATATGGTGGGCCATACCGGCGACTTCGGGGCCGCGGTCGACGCCGTCGAGGCGGTCGACGGCCATCTCGACCGGCTCCTCGGAACGCTCTCGGAGCAGGGTGCGCACGTCCTCGTCACGGCGGACCACGGCAACGCCGACGACATGGGCACCGAACGGCAGCCCCACACCGCCCATACCTACAACCCCGTCCCGCTGGTCTACCTCGCGCCGGACGACTCCAGCGGCGGCTACGGCGTCCGGGAGGGTGGCTCGCTCTGTGATCTGGCGCCCACCCTGCTGGAGCTGATCGGGATCGAGAAACCCGGGGCGATGACCGGCGAGTCGCTGCTGACACGCTGA
- a CDS encoding DNA double-strand break repair nuclease NurA produces the protein MTLDPVHFEGIAALARQVGREVDDASHQEFAETVWAEFLDPLEAGGRRVLEPVDGQFRGRVAIEDAALCERPFPGSHGLDSGTINPTTYKNGVVMDVAHAAMGCVPTDLDCHRARTVIIGIHIDDDALRFSSDWVMYDGGYSRRRILHLGDIDRKRYTEGVVHALSLYLAESEHALANAEGIDDLLVLDGPLYPKGLLSWRDQAPELAAQLDEETPRQVVENYARLVEGFLDRDVPIAGFVKNPGSKRITNAVAGETSAPWTDDAAMFVRLLERREGGERVRDELTYTNWFHSRGGADRTFAADGDALGLERHRPAEDYEVTFFAIYDPRDDVLYTVEAPYGVTKDEETREALRTQMLAEVASQRGPPEAVAKADELARISAREKEGLRRMIEGELDTELSRTYDDKRWGGEEAFF, from the coding sequence ATGACCCTGGACCCGGTCCACTTCGAGGGGATCGCCGCCCTCGCCCGCCAGGTCGGCCGAGAGGTCGACGACGCCTCCCACCAGGAGTTCGCCGAGACCGTCTGGGCGGAGTTCCTCGACCCGCTCGAGGCCGGCGGCCGCCGCGTGCTCGAACCCGTCGACGGGCAGTTCCGCGGGCGCGTCGCCATCGAGGACGCCGCCCTCTGTGAACGCCCGTTTCCCGGGAGTCACGGCCTCGATTCGGGGACGATCAACCCCACGACCTACAAGAACGGGGTCGTGATGGACGTCGCCCACGCCGCGATGGGTTGTGTGCCGACCGATCTGGACTGTCACCGCGCCCGAACCGTGATCATCGGGATCCACATCGACGACGACGCGCTCCGGTTCTCCTCGGACTGGGTGATGTACGACGGGGGCTACAGCCGCCGGCGGATCCTCCACCTCGGGGACATCGACCGCAAGCGCTACACTGAAGGCGTCGTCCACGCCCTCTCGCTCTATCTGGCCGAGAGCGAACACGCGCTCGCGAACGCCGAGGGGATCGACGACCTGCTGGTCCTCGACGGGCCGCTCTACCCGAAGGGGCTGTTGAGCTGGCGGGATCAGGCGCCCGAGCTCGCCGCCCAGCTCGACGAGGAGACGCCCCGACAGGTCGTCGAGAACTACGCCCGGTTGGTCGAGGGCTTTCTCGACCGGGACGTCCCTATCGCGGGCTTCGTCAAGAACCCGGGCTCGAAGCGGATCACGAACGCCGTCGCGGGGGAGACGTCCGCCCCGTGGACCGACGACGCCGCCATGTTCGTCCGCTTGCTCGAACGGCGCGAGGGCGGCGAGCGCGTTCGCGACGAACTGACCTACACCAACTGGTTTCACTCCCGGGGCGGCGCCGACCGGACGTTCGCCGCCGACGGCGACGCGCTGGGACTCGAGCGCCACCGACCCGCCGAGGACTACGAGGTCACCTTCTTCGCGATCTACGATCCCCGCGACGACGTGCTCTACACCGTCGAGGCGCCCTACGGGGTCACGAAGGACGAGGAAACGCGCGAGGCGCTGCGGACCCAGATGCTCGCGGAGGTCGCGAGCCAGCGCGGCCCGCCCGAGGCGGTGGCGAAGGCCGACGAGCTCGCGCGGATCAGCGCCCGCGAGAAGGAGGGGCTGCGGCGGATGATCGAGGGCGAGCTCGACACCGAGCTCTCGCGGACGTACGACGACAAGCGATGGGGTGGCGAGGAGGCGTTCTTCTGA
- a CDS encoding ATP-binding protein, with protein MSDLGDFTSSLSTDDAPSDTDTGADRESEADRFEESDISPTGTDSGIGTVPASQGLKIAEDGDDTEIQAYITAGNRSGIRLGKYLLVPYPDGEKLFCRITGLEYAQEFRADDATEIHARRAMRNGGVEERDYKFLATVEPVAVLYSDGDDLKRRMADRVPKPETTVREATDVEEIKTGLKMPDDGVFMGHLAVGGEKVRTAAEPPTIDYRLKDDYEAGDPLVFRHTLVAGGTGSGKTHAAKNVLRQYLGDDRSYGMDDGRTVSPAVVQFDPQDEYAQMHDDNPAIERDDERAFEREGIAHGGHDDTMAFVPKVGSSTYGADDHHAEQVAFTIPFSMVRENKWLVAGGDLNDNQYNALTYLLDRFFKQHGGSGSYSQFKSFLDDPALREELDESGRVHEATFDAVKRRAYGFDSVFDRDAPPITDLVHRFVRPGGLSVVPTYHINDSRATEVIVLALASLLVDQKLSNDPEFDRIKETPLVLGMDEAHNFLSGAESAQAGKVIGKFAEAAKQGRKERLGLFLITQDPQDIAEPVFKQVNTKLVLNLGDEDAISAVNIPASLQGKVPYMEKGQMVAYSPDNSEPVELIGLPKCLTKHE; from the coding sequence ATGTCCGATCTCGGCGATTTCACGTCCTCCCTCTCCACGGACGACGCCCCCTCCGACACCGATACCGGCGCCGACCGCGAGTCCGAGGCCGACCGCTTCGAGGAGAGCGACATCTCCCCGACGGGCACCGACTCCGGCATCGGTACCGTTCCCGCCTCCCAGGGGTTGAAGATCGCCGAGGACGGCGACGACACCGAGATCCAGGCGTACATCACCGCCGGCAACCGCTCGGGGATCCGCCTCGGGAAGTACCTGCTCGTGCCCTACCCCGACGGCGAGAAGCTGTTCTGCCGGATCACCGGCCTCGAGTACGCCCAGGAGTTCCGCGCCGACGACGCCACCGAGATCCACGCCCGCCGCGCGATGCGAAACGGCGGCGTCGAGGAGCGCGATTACAAGTTCCTCGCGACGGTCGAGCCGGTCGCGGTGCTCTACTCCGACGGGGACGACCTGAAACGCCGGATGGCCGACCGCGTTCCCAAGCCCGAGACCACCGTGCGGGAGGCGACCGACGTCGAGGAGATTAAGACCGGCCTGAAGATGCCCGACGACGGCGTCTTCATGGGTCATCTGGCGGTCGGCGGCGAGAAGGTGCGGACCGCGGCCGAGCCGCCGACGATCGACTACCGGCTGAAGGACGACTACGAGGCGGGCGACCCGCTGGTCTTCCGTCACACGCTGGTCGCGGGCGGCACCGGCTCGGGGAAGACCCACGCCGCGAAGAACGTCCTCAGACAGTACCTCGGCGACGATCGATCTTACGGGATGGACGACGGGCGGACGGTCTCGCCGGCGGTCGTTCAGTTCGACCCGCAGGACGAGTACGCCCAGATGCACGACGACAACCCCGCGATCGAACGCGACGACGAGCGCGCCTTCGAGCGCGAGGGGATCGCCCACGGCGGTCACGACGACACGATGGCGTTCGTCCCGAAAGTCGGCTCCTCGACGTACGGGGCCGACGACCACCACGCCGAACAGGTCGCGTTCACCATCCCCTTCTCGATGGTCCGGGAGAACAAGTGGCTCGTCGCGGGCGGCGACCTCAACGACAACCAGTACAACGCCTTGACCTACCTGCTCGATCGCTTCTTCAAGCAGCACGGCGGTTCGGGGAGCTACAGCCAGTTCAAGAGCTTCCTCGACGACCCCGCGCTGCGCGAGGAGCTCGACGAGAGCGGGCGCGTCCACGAGGCGACGTTCGACGCCGTCAAGCGCCGGGCATACGGCTTCGACAGCGTCTTCGACCGGGACGCCCCGCCGATCACCGACCTCGTCCACCGGTTCGTCCGTCCCGGCGGGCTCTCGGTGGTGCCGACCTACCACATCAACGACTCGCGGGCCACGGAAGTGATCGTCCTCGCGCTCGCGAGCCTGCTGGTCGACCAGAAGCTCTCGAACGACCCCGAGTTCGACCGGATCAAGGAGACGCCGCTCGTCCTCGGGATGGACGAGGCCCACAACTTCCTCAGCGGCGCCGAGAGCGCCCAGGCGGGGAAGGTCATCGGGAAGTTCGCCGAGGCGGCGAAACAGGGACGGAAGGAACGGCTGGGCCTGTTCCTCATCACCCAGGACCCACAGGACATCGCCGAGCCGGTGTTCAAGCAGGTCAACACCAAGCTGGTGCTCAACCTCGGCGACGAGGACGCCATCTCGGCGGTGAACATCCCCGCATCGCTTCAGGGGAAGGTTCCCTACATGGAGAAAGGACAGATGGTGGCTTACTCGCCGGACAACTCCGAGCCCGTCGAGCTGATCGGGCTCCCGAAGTGTCTCACCAAACACGAGTAG